From the genome of Vibrio spartinae:
GATGGCGCAAGGTCAGCCGAGCCACCCATGAATTCAGGCAGTAACTTGCCGAAGGCTTCCAAAGCGTTTTGCGACGCTTTACGAGAAGCAATCGAAACCGGATTGGCTTGCAAGTCAGCAATAATTTGGCTGGTTTGCGTTTCCCACTCCGCAGGCAGTTCACCATTGACCCGACGCTTGAATTCAGCCGCCAGCTCAGGGTAAGCCGCCTGATACGTTGCGAACTGCTCATCCCATGCCGCTTCTTTCGCTGCGCCGGATTCTTTCGCATCCCACTGCGCATAAATGTCAGCCGGAATCTCAAACGGGCCATATTCCCAACCCAGTTGCTCACGTGTCGCTTTGATTTCATCCGCACCCAGTGGCGCACCGTGGCAATCATGAGAGCCGGATTTGTTCGGTGAGCCAAAACCAATCACGGTTTTGGTACAAATGAGTGTCGGACGTGAGGTTTCCGCTTTGGCTGCGGTAATCGCCGCTTCAATTGCCGCCGCATCATGTCCGTCGACAGCCGGAATCACATGCCAGCCGTACGCTTCAAAGCGTTTCACGGTGTCATCCGTGAACCAACCGTCCACATCACCGTCAATCGAAATGCCGTTGTCATCCCAAAACGCAATCAGTTTGCCCAGCCCCAAAGTACCGGCCAAAGAGCACGCTTCATGAGAAATTCCTTCCATCAGACAGCCATCACCAAGGAAGGCATAAGTATGATGGTCAACAATATTGTGCTGCTCACGGTTAAACTGCGCGGCAAGCGCTTTTTCCGCAATGGCCATACCGACCGCGTTGGTGATGCCTTGTCCGAGCGGCCCGGTAGTGGTTTCAATCCCCGGTGCATAGCCGTACTCCGGGTGACCCGGTGTTTTTGAATGTAGCTGACGGAAGTTCTTCAGGTCATCAATCGACAGGTCATACCCCGTCAAATGCAACAGCGAATAAATGAGCATCGAGCCGTGGCCGTTAGAGAGCACGAAACGGTCGCGGTCAGCCCAATTCGGATTTTGTGGGTTGTGGTTCAAGTGAGAGCGCCACAGCACTTCAGCGATATCCGCCATCCCCATCGGGGCGCCGGGGTGACCTGAATTGGCTTGTTGAACACCATCCATACTTAACGCGCGGATTGCATTCGCGAGATGTTTACGGTTCATAATTTTTTCCAACAGATTATATAAAGATTAAAAAGCGGTATAAATAGAAAGAGGACTGTGGGTACAGTCCTCTCAAATATCGTCTTAAAGCTGCTTGCTGATCATCACTTCCAGCTTGCCTTGGTCAATCGCGAAATTGCGAATCCCCTCAGCCAGTTTCTCAACTGCCATCGCATCCTGATTATGCTCCCACAGGAATTCAGCGTGAGTCATTGGTTGCGGGCGTTCTTGAACGCGAGTTGCCGGAGTGAGTTTCACATCGACTTGGCTTTCGGTTTCTTCCAGCGTCTGGAGTAATTGAGGGCTAATGGTCAGGCGATCACAACCAGCGAGTTCGAGGATTTCACCGGTATTACGGAAGCTGGCACCCATCACGACAGTGTCATAACCATGTTCTTTATAGTAGTTGTAGATTTTCGTGACAGAGAGAACACCCGGATCTTCATTCGCTGCAAAGTCGCGGCCTTCTTTCGCTTTGTGCCAGTCCATGATGCGGCCGACAAATGGTGAAATCAGGTAAGCTCCGGCTTCTGCACAAGCGCGGGCTTGCGCAAAAGAGAACAACAGGGTCAGGTTACAGTTGATACCATCTTTTTCGAGCACTTCAGCGGCACGAATGCCTTCCCATGTGGAAGCGACTTTAATCAAGATGCGATCATTGCTGATCCCGGCATCGTTATACAGACTGATGAGCTTGCGAGCTTTTTCAATGGTCTTCTCGGTATCGTAAGACAGGCGTGCATCAACTTCAGTCGAGATACGGCCGGGAATACTTTTCAGGATCTCTTTACCAATGGTGACTGCCAGCATGTCACTGGTATCTTCAAGCTGTTGTGCTTTGTCATCACTTTTAGATTTGGCATAAGCGACGGCCTGATCGATAAATGCTGCATACTCAGGAATTTGGGCGGCTTTTAGAATCAACGATGGGTTCGTTGTTGCATCTTGGGGCTGATATTTTTTGATGGCATCAATCTCGCCGGTATCAGCAACGACAGTGGTATATTTGCGAAGTTGTTCTAGTTGATTGCTCATATTCCGATCATCCTCTTTTAGGGCAAAAGCACAGCTGAAAGACAAACATGACATTATGAGGGTGTCTGTTTCAAGAGCTGGCTTGATAAATCTTCAACATTTGTACCATTGCTCTGAACATATGATCAAATGTTGAGTAAATGATAGGTCCATATTTATCTGAACGATTGAGAAAGTCAACGGCTATCATGAATTTATTCTAAGTAGTGCTGATATTCAGAAAATGTGGTGAGTTTTTCCTGTTATTTTATCGTTTTTTCCTAAAATAAGTATCATTTTTCAGTTAAAAATACGGTAGTTCTTTGTGAGCATTTGTCTTGTTGTTGAACATTTGATATATAGGTAAACATTGTTCATGATGATATTACTGCCGCTTTAATTGTCTTGAGTGGGTAAATCATTACTGCTGTGAGCCAGATGCATTGGAGGTGTATATGACGGGGTTGCAAGAGATATCCGTTGAGGATTCGGATCTACTGACAGAGATTTCGGTTGCCTATTATCAGGATGGTGCAACACAGGAAGAGATCTCTAAGAAATATGCGATCTCCAGAGCCAAAGTGGGGCGGATGCTGAAGCAAGCCCGGGATGAAGGCATTGTCGAAATTACGGTGAAATATCATCCGGTATTCAGTGCAAAAGTCGAGCAACGATTGATTGAGCGGTTTGGGATTAAGCGTGCCCTCATTGCCTTGGATCAACCAAAAGAGGCGCAACAACGTCAACAAATTGCCGGGCTGGTTTCGAATTATTTATCCAGTTCACTCAAAAGTGGTCAGGTGATCGCTGTGGGTCAGGGGAGAAATGTCTCGGCTGTTGCTCACCATGTGGGGGTAATTTCACCGAAGGATGTCAAATTTGTTTGCAGTATGGGTGGGATTCACCCACGGGGCGGCATGTTTAACGCAGACCATATTTGTCGCCAGTTGGCAAAAAAATATGGGGGGACATCGGAGACCCTCTATGCACCGGCATATGCCGTGAACCGAGCGCAGAAACTGGCATTTATGGAAAATGATACCATCAAGCAAACGCTGGACTTGGCGAGAAAAGCGGATGTTGCGCTGGTCGGTATTGGCGATATGAGTGAGAACAGTTATATGGTGGACTTAGGATGGTTTACACCACAGGAAGTGGTTCAGTCTCGTCTTGAGCAGGGGGTTGTCGGTGATTTTGCCGGATATGATTTTTTTGATATTTACGGGCAGATTGCCAAAACGGCGATGAGTGATCGAATTATCGGATTAAGTATTGAAGAATTCAGACCGATTGCTGAGGTAATTGCCATTGCCGCAGAAAATAGTAAGCCATTGGCGCTATTAGGGGCCTTGCGTACCGGTGCCATTGATGTGATTGCAACCAGTGTGTCCAACGCGCTGACGATTCTCAACCTTGATGAGCAAATGAGCTTTAAATCAGTGTAACCGCGGTTACACTGAGGTGATGCAAGCAGCGCTGCGTCATACTTGATGCTCAAATATCCGTCATCGTGACCAAGCCTGCGTGCTCAAGTCACACCGACTCAGACACCGTGAGCGAGATGATATTGTGTCCGTTCACCGTGTCTTGTCTGGTTATCCGATATGCTTGTTTCATTTATCTGTTGCGATGGGATGCTGGGATGATCCCCATTCGGTCCATGAGCCGTCATAGACTTTCAGGTTTTGATAACCGCAAATATATGCTGCCAGCAGAACAATACAAGCTGTCACACCAGAGCCACAACTGAAAATATACTCATCGGCATCATGAGGCAGTGTCTCTTGTAGTACTGTGCGAAGTGCTTCCGGTGATTTCAGCGTGTGTCCATCGATGAGACATGTAAACGGCACACAGACTGAATGAGGAATATGGCCGCTCCGAATACCGGCTCTGGGTTCGGCCACGGCACCCGAAAAACGCGCCTGAGAACGGGCATCGATTGTCAGGCTGTTTTGCTGCATGATTTGCCCGAGGACATAGTCGGCATCCACAAAGAAATCAGGGGTGAGCTGACCAGAAAAATTACCGGGTGCTGTCGGCTTCTGAAAGCGCGTCGCAAGCGGATGTCCCTGGCGTTTCCATTCGGGCAATCCCCCGTTGAGAATATAAACGTGTTTATGTCCCATCACCTTGAGCATCCACCATGCCCGGGGAGAAGCCAGTGTGCCGCTGTTATCGTAGACGACGATCAGTGAGTCCTGATTGAGTCCGATTTGGCGGGCACATTGATTGAAATGCCCCTCGTTCGGCATCATATGTGGCAGGTAGCTATCCGGATCGCAAAATATCTTATCGTAATCAAAGCGCCGCGCACCGGGTATGTTATGCACGGTATCTTTTTCCGTTTCTGAGGGGATTTGAAAAGCAATACTGCTGTCTAAGATGACCAGTTTCGGGTCGGATAGATGTTCTGACAGCCATTGCGGTGAGACAAGTGGTGACATGATTTATATTCCTTCTATTGTTCAGTGAACGCTCATCCGGGAGCTTTTTAGATGAATTTGTGACATTGTCACTGAATTGTATTAAATCAATTGTATTAAACAACTGTATTAAACAACTGCATTAATCAACTGTGCTGCAACAGCAGACCGGGCAGTTCTCTCGCTGGGGGAGTTTCATTACTTGCCATGACAGTGTCATCGCATCGAATAACAGCACTTTCCCTCGCAACGGTTGGCCATAATTTGCCAAGACTTTGAGCGTTTCCAGTGCTTGCATTGCCCCAATTACACCGACGACTGGTGCGAGTACACCATTTTCGACACAAGTCGGGGTATGATTGCCAAATAATGTACTGAAGCATTGATAACAAGGTTCACCAGCTTGATAGGTGAAGACACTTAAGAAACCTTCCATACGGATTGCAGCACCGGAGATAAGCGGTGTCTTACTTTGAAAGCAGAGTTGATTGAGCTGATTACGGGTTGCAATATTGTCACTGGCGTCCAGAACGGCATCGTGATGTTTCATCAGTGCCAGTAGCGCAGGCTCGTCAAGCCGTCGCGCAATGGTTTCAATCTGGAGGTAAGGGTTCAATTGACGCAGCGAATCTGCCGCAGAATCGACTTTCAGCCGCCCGATATCCTGATCAGTATGTAAAATTTGCCGCTGAAGATTGGATAATTCCACCACATCATCATCGACCAGTGTGATGTTGCCAACGCCTGCACTGGCAAGGTACTGGCTGGCTGCGCACCCCAAACCTCCGGCACCAATGATGAGCACCCGACCTTCTTTCAGCGCTTCTTGTCCCTCAAAATCAAACTGTTTCAAGATAATCTGGCGGTTGTAGCGCAGATGCTCGTCATCACTGAGCAGCTCGTCATGCGTCGTCATGTTGTTTCTCTCTAATATAGCGCTGGATTAAACGGTTCGATAGTGACGGTTTCACCGGCTTCAACGGACCCGCGTTGCTGTTCAAGAACAATGAAGCAGTTGGCTGCACTCATTGCGCGGAATGCGCCGGAACTTTGATTTCCCGCGTTATCGACAACGATTTGTCCATTATCCACGCTAAAAACCCCGCGTTGATAATCGGTTCGGCCGGGGGATTTTTTAAACGCAACCTGACTGACCGCTTGCATCTGCACAGGTGCTTGCCATTGGGTGTGACCCGCAAGTTTGGCGAGCATCGGTTGAACTAAAACATATAAGGTCACCGCTGCAGAAACCGGATTACCCGGCAGCCCGCAAAACAGCGAATGATTCAGTTTACCGAAAGCAAAGGGTTTACCCGGCTTAATGGCTATTTTCCAGAAATTAATTTTGCCGAGAGATTCGAGAATCGTTTTAGTGTAATCGGCTTCTCCGACACTCACGCCGCCCGACGTTATGACAACATCTGCAAGCGATTGTGCTTTTTGGAATGTTTCAGTGAGTTGGGTCTGATCATCGGGAATGATCCCTAAATCGAGCACATCGCAACCGAATTTTTCGAGCATGGGCCGAATGGCATAACGATTACTGTCGTAGATTTGTCCTGCGTCGAGTGTTTCACCTACGGGTTTGAGTTCATCCCCGGTTGAGAAAATGGCAACTTTGGGCTTGCGTAGCACCAGTACCTGACCAATTCCCAGTGATGCCAACAGTGGTAAATCTCTGACGGTCAGACGACTGCCGGCAGGGAGGACAACCTCATTCTGCTTGAGATCATCACCTTGAGGACGAATATTGGCCTGTGCTTTCACGCGAGAGGTAAGGAAGCGAATGCCTTCAGCAGTTGATTCGGTTTTTTCCTGCATAATCACGGCATCACAACCCGTTGGTACGGGGGCGCCTGTCATGATTCGAATACAGGTATTTGTCGGCCAATCTCCGCTAAAAGGCTGTCCGGCAAAGGCTTTTCCCGCAAGAGGGAGTGTGTCTGTTGTGGTAAGGTCTTGCGTACGGACGGCATAGCCATCCATTGCTGAATTATCAAAAGGGGGCACATCAATTGGAGAGTGGACATCTTCGGCGAGAACATGACCTAATGCCGTTTCGATGGGGAGTTTTTGACTGATTTTTAGCGGAGAAACATCAGCCAGCATGGTTTGAATCGCATCTTCAATTGGGAGAAGTCCTTGGGTATCACAGCATCCCATATCTGTTTATCCTAATTCGCATTGTATGATGTTGAGGGGGTACTTTAGCATGAATCGTTGCATTCCGAGTGTGCTTTCATGAATATTTTAATGCAATGTGTTGCATTTTATAGGGCAGGTATACGGATTCATTCGTAAATCATAATGCACTGAGGGGCTTCTGATTTCCTGCCTTAAATTGTGGATGTAATTATGACAAATTCCGAGTATCCTTGTCAGCCATCCGGAAGGGTTGAATCAGAGAGGTTATGTCATGTCAGGTCTGAGCGAGTCTGCTTTGCTGGTCAAAAATGCACTCGAAAATCGTGGTTTAGAAACGCCGATGCGTCCGAATCCTATTGGGCGAGAAGAGAAGAAAGAAAAAATAGAATATCACATGCGTGAAATTCTCAATCTGCTCGGACTGGATTTAACGGACGATAGCCTTGAAGAAACACCGCATCGTATTGCTAAAATGTATGTGGATGAAGTTTTTTCCGGCCTTGATTATTACAATTTTCCGAAGATCACCTTGATTGAAAATAAAATGAAAGTCAGTGAGATGGTTCGGGTCAAAGACATTACCGTAACAAGTACCTGTGAGCACCACTTGGTCACCATTGACGGAAAAGCGGCTGTTGCCTATATTCCCCGAGGCAAAATTATCGGTTTATCGAAAATTAACCGGATTGTTCGCTTCTTTTCTCAGCGTCCGCAGGTGCAGGAAAGAATGACCCAGCAGATTCTGGTGGCGCTACAGGCGTTGTTAGAAACGGATGATGTTGCGGTAACGGTTGATGCGACCCACTATTGTGTCAAAGCTCGTGGCGTGATGGATGCAACCAGTGAAACGACGACGACGGCATTGGGGGGACTGTTCAAGTCTAACCCCGCGACGCGCTCCGAATTTTTACATGGTCTTTTAGGTTAATAGTCTTTTAGGTTAGCCTCTTATGGTTAACTGTGGCTGAGGTGAATGACCGCTTCAGTTCATCGATCGGTTAACATAGAGAACAGGTTCAAAGAGAAAACCGAGTGGTTAGAGCCCCTCGGTTTTTTTATGGATGTTGCAAACACATCAGTCAAAAACACGTTAGTCAATAAAATGCTTGAATCAGAACGTGTCACGCGATGGACGGGGAAGTTGTCTCGCAAGGTGATGGAGTGAAGGATTCTGGTGGATGGCCTGAATCACGAGTTGAGCAATCCGTTGTGCGCCTTGCTGTTGAAAGTGGGTGGTATCGGGTTTGGCGAATGAACCAGTCCGATCGGCATAGTAAGGATATTGTGTCGGATCCACGGCCAGCCAGATTGATTTCCATTCATCACCGGTTGTCTGATTCGCCATATCAATGACCAGAGCCTGTAGATCGATCAGCGGTACATGATTGAACTGTGCGGTGTCTTCAACCGTTTGGGTATAGTTTCCGACATATTGATAGCCGTTGTCTGCATTCTGTGTTGTGACATGCTGTTTTGCCGTAATGGGCGTGCCATTACCGCCATACAGACTTTTCGCTCGAGGCACCGGGGTGATCAACACTGGATGCATGTGATGACGACGGGCAAAATTCAGA
Proteins encoded in this window:
- the tkt gene encoding transketolase yields the protein MNRKHLANAIRALSMDGVQQANSGHPGAPMGMADIAEVLWRSHLNHNPQNPNWADRDRFVLSNGHGSMLIYSLLHLTGYDLSIDDLKNFRQLHSKTPGHPEYGYAPGIETTTGPLGQGITNAVGMAIAEKALAAQFNREQHNIVDHHTYAFLGDGCLMEGISHEACSLAGTLGLGKLIAFWDDNGISIDGDVDGWFTDDTVKRFEAYGWHVIPAVDGHDAAAIEAAITAAKAETSRPTLICTKTVIGFGSPNKSGSHDCHGAPLGADEIKATREQLGWEYGPFEIPADIYAQWDAKESGAAKEAAWDEQFATYQAAYPELAAEFKRRVNGELPAEWETQTSQIIADLQANPVSIASRKASQNALEAFGKLLPEFMGGSADLAPSNLTMWSGSKSLTTDDASGNYIHYGVREFGMTAIINGIALHGGFIPYGATFLMFMEYARNAMRMAALMKVQNIQVYTHDSIGLGEDGPTHQPVEQIASLRLTPNMSTWRPCDQVESAMAWKLAIERKDAPTALIFSRQNLAQQARDAAQVANIAKGGYILKDCQGTPDLILIATGSEVDLAVQAAAELTAKGKQVRVVSMPSTDAFDRQDAAYREAVLPASVTARVAIEAGIADYWYKYVGLNGRIVGMNSFGESAPAGELFKLFGFTVDNVVEVALSLG
- the tal gene encoding transaldolase, producing the protein MSNQLEQLRKYTTVVADTGEIDAIKKYQPQDATTNPSLILKAAQIPEYAAFIDQAVAYAKSKSDDKAQQLEDTSDMLAVTIGKEILKSIPGRISTEVDARLSYDTEKTIEKARKLISLYNDAGISNDRILIKVASTWEGIRAAEVLEKDGINCNLTLLFSFAQARACAEAGAYLISPFVGRIMDWHKAKEGRDFAANEDPGVLSVTKIYNYYKEHGYDTVVMGASFRNTGEILELAGCDRLTISPQLLQTLEETESQVDVKLTPATRVQERPQPMTHAEFLWEHNQDAMAVEKLAEGIRNFAIDQGKLEVMISKQL
- a CDS encoding sugar-binding transcriptional regulator, with the translated sequence MTGLQEISVEDSDLLTEISVAYYQDGATQEEISKKYAISRAKVGRMLKQARDEGIVEITVKYHPVFSAKVEQRLIERFGIKRALIALDQPKEAQQRQQIAGLVSNYLSSSLKSGQVIAVGQGRNVSAVAHHVGVISPKDVKFVCSMGGIHPRGGMFNADHICRQLAKKYGGTSETLYAPAYAVNRAQKLAFMENDTIKQTLDLARKADVALVGIGDMSENSYMVDLGWFTPQEVVQSRLEQGVVGDFAGYDFFDIYGQIAKTAMSDRIIGLSIEEFRPIAEVIAIAAENSKPLALLGALRTGAIDVIATSVSNALTILNLDEQMSFKSV
- a CDS encoding sulfurtransferase; amino-acid sequence: MMSPLVSPQWLSEHLSDPKLVILDSSIAFQIPSETEKDTVHNIPGARRFDYDKIFCDPDSYLPHMMPNEGHFNQCARQIGLNQDSLIVVYDNSGTLASPRAWWMLKVMGHKHVYILNGGLPEWKRQGHPLATRFQKPTAPGNFSGQLTPDFFVDADYVLGQIMQQNSLTIDARSQARFSGAVAEPRAGIRSGHIPHSVCVPFTCLIDGHTLKSPEALRTVLQETLPHDADEYIFSCGSGVTACIVLLAAYICGYQNLKVYDGSWTEWGSSQHPIATDK
- the moeB gene encoding molybdopterin-synthase adenylyltransferase MoeB; protein product: MTTHDELLSDDEHLRYNRQIILKQFDFEGQEALKEGRVLIIGAGGLGCAASQYLASAGVGNITLVDDDVVELSNLQRQILHTDQDIGRLKVDSAADSLRQLNPYLQIETIARRLDEPALLALMKHHDAVLDASDNIATRNQLNQLCFQSKTPLISGAAIRMEGFLSVFTYQAGEPCYQCFSTLFGNHTPTCVENGVLAPVVGVIGAMQALETLKVLANYGQPLRGKVLLFDAMTLSWQVMKLPQRENCPVCCCSTVD
- the moeA gene encoding molybdopterin molybdotransferase MoeA: MGCCDTQGLLPIEDAIQTMLADVSPLKISQKLPIETALGHVLAEDVHSPIDVPPFDNSAMDGYAVRTQDLTTTDTLPLAGKAFAGQPFSGDWPTNTCIRIMTGAPVPTGCDAVIMQEKTESTAEGIRFLTSRVKAQANIRPQGDDLKQNEVVLPAGSRLTVRDLPLLASLGIGQVLVLRKPKVAIFSTGDELKPVGETLDAGQIYDSNRYAIRPMLEKFGCDVLDLGIIPDDQTQLTETFQKAQSLADVVITSGGVSVGEADYTKTILESLGKINFWKIAIKPGKPFAFGKLNHSLFCGLPGNPVSAAVTLYVLVQPMLAKLAGHTQWQAPVQMQAVSQVAFKKSPGRTDYQRGVFSVDNGQIVVDNAGNQSSGAFRAMSAANCFIVLEQQRGSVEAGETVTIEPFNPALY
- the folE gene encoding GTP cyclohydrolase I FolE, which encodes MSGLSESALLVKNALENRGLETPMRPNPIGREEKKEKIEYHMREILNLLGLDLTDDSLEETPHRIAKMYVDEVFSGLDYYNFPKITLIENKMKVSEMVRVKDITVTSTCEHHLVTIDGKAAVAYIPRGKIIGLSKINRIVRFFSQRPQVQERMTQQILVALQALLETDDVAVTVDATHYCVKARGVMDATSETTTTALGGLFKSNPATRSEFLHGLLG